CCTCCTCAAGGAGAAGATTCTGACCAATTTGTCTCCAAATGAACACAATAATCTTTGTATTTGCTCTTGTACCCGATCATCTAACTATGACTTCCCTTCAATGTCCCATCACGCCCTATCCACACATAAAAGGAATCAGGATTCAGGGAATTTCCGCAGGAGAAAAGGTATTATACAAACTAATCTAGAACCCCAAGATGCCCCTTAATGCATGTCCGATTTATGCATAGAAGACCACTTGAAGAATACTAGATTAGCTTTTAATGCTATTTTATCAGTCAAAACATCAGCTATATCATGATTTTTCATACTTCTTTTCAACTGGTGATGTGGTTGGACACTCACCGTCAACCACATGGCCGTTTGCATCTCGAATCGCCTCATCCCTTTCACTTTCCAGAGAAACGCCAGGATGGAGGTTTTCGCAGTCAACATCCTTCATGGCATCATCTTCCAAGTGTCTTGGCAAGTTTTCTGAAATATGCGACTCCTCATCAATGGAGGGCAAAATCATCCGAGAAGGAAGACTGCTACCTCTACGCTCTGCAAGGGAGGGCAAACTTTGTCCAGAGGTTGAACATAAACCAGCCGCTCTCGAAACATGGCAAGGGAAGGTTGCTTCTCCTGATAGAGGAGAAGTGGCGTTATCATGTAAACATGTACTTTCAGCTACAGAACGAAGGCCTTCCTCTGTAGGACCTCTTTTACTAGGATCATTATCACTTGATTCATTTGTGTGAGGCGATGGTTGAGCAGATACAAATGATAAGTCAGACCAATTAGATGAAGAGGGTGAGAAGCTAAATGAACTTGAATAATCAGATGTCGAAGGTGAGATTGATGGTGACGTTGAATTCGATTTTGGTTTACTAACAaagaatgaagaaaaagaaTCCACCAGATTGAATGACGGAGATTCCACTACAGAAGGATCAGAACCTAGGCTGCTGGATACACAAGAAGTGAATGAATCTTGGGAATCAGTCTTGATAATTGAAGACCTTGAAATATCAGCAGACGAGACAGTGCCTTCCACTGAACATGCATCCACTGATTCCAGTTTATCACATCTCTGCGAGACGCCAGAGTCTGTGGCAAATTCCTTCATAATACCATCTGCAAACTTACTTCTTAATCTGTTCCAACCACTCTCTCTGGAAGGAATGCACGTCTTGGATCCTGCTTCAGATGATGGACAAGGTGGTACGACCCCACCAGCAAGTGCCCTGTGGAAGATATCAAAATCTAAATCATACTCATCAAGTTTCCTTTGATCCAGACATGGAACAATGGTAGCCGCGTTGGACCCCTTTTCCTCCACAGACTTCACATGACAGCCTTCAGCCAGACCTTTTCTATGGCTAAAAGCATTCCAAAATTCAAGCGTCTCTTCACCTTCTTTGATGACTATAACTGGACCCTTAACCCTCTCGTAACGAATAATTTGGGCAGCAGATGTCCTTGCATTGTCAGACATCACTGAGGAGCAGTTCTTCCCTATCCAGATATATAAAGCAGACGGAATGTGAATTATGAATGCTCCACGGGAATCGAGCCTGTCAGCACCTGCTTCACATAACATTTTGGGTACAAGATGAAGGGGGTCATATGGTGAGTGAGGTGCCATGCGATACATTCTAAGAACAGAAGTTGGGCTAGCAGGCAGAGCGTGTACACGCTTCTGGCATTGTAAAAGTTGACAAGCAAATCCCACATTCGGATTAGTCACTCCTCTGGCTGCTTTGACATGCTGGAAAGCATCATCGAAACTCTGTCCTTCTTTCCACATAAGATATGCAATGACCAATGAGGTTGATCGAGACACCCCATGACAGCAGTGAACAAGAACACGCCCACCTTGTTCACGAATATCTTCAAAGTAATCGAACACATCATAGAGAATACTAGTAATATCCTCAGATGGACTGTCCTGCAGCCAAAGGGTTTTATACTCGAGCTCGTTACTGAAATATTCCGGGCAAACAAACCCAACACAGTTGAGCACATGGGTAATCTTTCTCTGCCGGAGGATCTCACGATTCTTGGCAATCGCATCACCTCCCAAATATATATGATCTAAAATCCTCGAGCACTCCTTGTCAAAAAAAGCAAGCTTGTCCTTCCTGCATTCAAACTCTCTTGGAGGTAGCTCCGAAGTCGAGGTTCCACGGGGTGTTTTTGATCCAGGCCTTTCACCAGGAGTTGGAGGATTAGGCCATACGCCAAGATCATCTGACCCAGCTCTCGGCCATTCTTCAATGCTTGGTCGGACGATAGAAAGAGGCTGAAGGGGCGGCAAACACGCCCGCGCCTTGCTGTTCCATTGCGGATTTGAATTAGATTTCCTTGGTGGGCGTTCAGTCCACGACACCGACCTCGAGAATGTCTTCCAACCAACACTGGATCCTTGATCTTTCTCTTCTTCCCTTAACATTTCAAAATCTAAGCTGCCACTCTGTAAAACCAAGTAAACCTAATTGAGCAGGGTTTTCTTTGGATAACCCTATAACAAACCAAACCACACTAAAATCAAGCCCCAAAATTACATGAACACAAGAGCCCAACCCACTCACACTTCCAGAAAAGAAACCCTAAATTGTATTTAACCATAAATTGGGGCCATGAACCCCAATCTTTTCACAGACTTTCCCAATTCAATTAAACTCCACTACAATTCTTCACACTTCACAGAAGCAAAACATAAAAACGCATCCCATACTCAATAATTAATAGCAACAATCTCAAATAATTCATTCAATTTTTCTAACCTAAACCCTTCACCAAAAAAGATATATCCTTTCTTCCACTTGGCATAAACGGCAGAAGTCAAATCAAACACAAACTGCGACCCAGTAGAAAACCCCACTACATAGCTTTTAGGTgaccaaaaaaattttttttttttaaatcgaaaAAAATACTGCCTACAATCGAGGGGGAAAATTGAATTCAACAAAAACCCATCTGAGCTAAAATACTATAGAATAACTAAAAAAGTCGCGAAACCGCATCAATAATTGAAAACAGAAATAGATTAAAAAAGAAAACTCACATGAACTAGTGAATTGGTCGTTGGGCATGAGCAGCAGACATTTGATTACTGCGAAGTGAGAAAGggggaattttttttcttattgttattattaaaattaaaaagggACAAAATTATAAAAGATCCGTTCAACAAAGGGTTGCTGTttttcaagagagagagagcgattggggaagagagagagagagagagagagagagagagagtaagccagagaaagagagaagattACAGGTTGGCAAACTACATAAATCTGGAACATAAGTCGTCAAATGCCACGTCATCATTTTATGACCCTTGAAGATTTTGATGAGTCATTTTAATGAATTACTACAATAAGATGAGATaatgaatataaaaaaaatatttccatgtttcaaaggcatgcactcaattttctttaattgtaataaaaatGTTCAGAGTTTATTTAGGGATTCTCTTTTCGAAAAGATTGATTTAAGTTAAGGTTGAaaagattttaattttgattatcATTctgtttaattttttgaaaaatgaacGATTTACTATAATTGAAGGAAGAATTAGATAAAATAATGTCTTCTTAATCCATGTGGCACTAGGCAAGTTGCAAGGACTGGATTAGCCCCTGACATTGACACATAAGTATTTTGATGGTGGAAAATGTGATTTGAGATATTTTTGTTCAATGGTAGTATTATTTAGACAAAATATGATTATATActttaaaaaatagatttatttaaaaattttggttggaaacaaaaaaacagttagttttattgttttctccacattgtagtttttttttttttttgtaatttttaatgttctttttaatttgggttaattgcatgtaaatacatgaactatagtcactttttcattctgcacacgaactttgaaacttacatttttaaTCATAAACTTTGcatttgtttcaatttttctataaaattaatgTTCGATCGTCGGAAAGCTGACATGTCTTAAAAAATGCTTCATGTTTGCCCGACGTGTCTGTAATTAATCTAAGTGGCACAATGTAAACGACGTATCTTAACACATGCCACATGTTTACCTGACGTGTCTTAAAAAAAACCAAATTCACTACAATAAAAttccaaaaaggaaattgtagAAAAGTCTTAAATCCTTGGCAGCGGTTGCTGCTGTTGCACGAGTATTGATGTTGTCGTCCTCAGACGGTGCTCGGCGGCGGCGTGGCTGGTGGATGATGGAGATGGCGGCTGAAggttcagagagagagagagagtgatcaTTATTCGCGTTTTGAAACATATTCAGTAGATTGTTCACATTATTCGCACAACttgaaagtttattcagttTATAAATACAATATGTTAAATTTTTCAGATCAGTTAAAGGTTCATTCAGCAGAGtctgtatttcatattttgtaacATGTTCAGTATATTTTTAACTTTATTCTCAAacattgaaagtttattcagttTATAAAAAAGTTTATTCAGTTTATAAATACAATATGTTAAATTATTCAGATCAGTTAAAGGTTCATTCAGCAGGtctgtatttcatattttgtaacatattcaatatatttttctctttattctcAAACATTGAAAGTTTATATGTTAATATAGATCCATTCAGTAAGACtaatattataaaatgaaattatatCCTGATATaagtacacatatatatatttttaggtgcaaaatgatttataataaattttgcaAATACAACTATAAATTATactgaataaatatataaatttaacaaataaactACAATATATACTGAATAACACATAAGCTAACTGCATAATTCACTAAAATTATAGtaaataatattgaaaattcatcgAATACCACTTTGTTATTAATCGAATAAGTGAAACATGAAACTGAATAACATGAATAAATTTTGAATAACATGAATAAGTTCTGAATAAATATTATTCAGTAATGAATATCACACAATAAATTCTGAACaataagttaaattaaattaatatattacatatttttatgAATGAACATATTATGAATAAGTAAACAAAAGAATCGAATATCTACTTTGACATTATAAATAGTTGTTCAACTCATTCCGAAGCCACAAATCCTGCTTGCATATCCCTTTTTTGGACGATCGCTCACCCACCTTGACAACTTTCACTAAAACAATCATCTTGTCTTGCTCATGGAATCAGACTCTTCCATATACCTAATGGAGCCTGATCGATAGATAACAAATCAGAAAAAAAGAATTCAGCTTCAGCTTAGCAATGCTATTAAAAACAACAAGAATCTCATCTTGTTCAAACATCGAAATCACAACATATACTACCAATTGGGCTCTAATTACAAGAACTAATCATTCAAATACATTCAGCCAAAACCCAAATTAACAAGAGCATCAACAGAAAAGATAGTGCAGTCCAACAAGAAGAAAGCTAACTGCTCAAAATTTAAGCCATAAACCAACGACATTATCTCTGCTAGAAGTAACATAAATTTAGAAAGCCATAAAACCGATTTTCCCAACAGAATGGCACGTCGATTTGCTTGGCGATAAATCACCTTCTTTTATCGTGTCCTCGCCGGAAATCACTGGAATCAATCAGCCGTTCAAGCTTTTGGGAAAATCGCCGCTGCACAGTGGTTGGAGTGAGTCGTCAGTTTGGTATACCTAGGGTTTCAGACGTGGGTTTGTTGAGGTAGTAAATCCCGAAATTACCGCTTAGTTATATTTTTAGCTGTTATTCAGTAAATATGCATTCTCCAAAAAACCCTTAAgcgtattttaatattaatttgtaaTAATTTGTTGCGTTTTTCTCATTAATTGGACCGAGATTAATTGGGATCCCAACCATTGATTTTCACTAGATTAATGGTCTAGATTTATTCTTAAATCTCTAATCTAAGGGCCTTCTTCATAGAtctcaaccatatatatatatatatatatatatatatatatatatatatatatatatatatatatatatatactatttttcGCGATTTATAGTCTTCagcaaatatatatttatttatgtgcATGAAGTTAGCTCACTCACTATACTATCAGTTTAATCAAGAAGTTGTGTTTCAGAAATTGTTAGGCAACTCCGATAAATGTCAACCAGTGAAGAACAATCTAGGGGCGGCACCACCAGAGGTCGCGGCACGCCGGCAGCGCTCAAGATGGATATATCGCCTCCCTCATCCGCGGCAGCACCGCCTCTGCCACCACCCAACATCGCGGCGACCAAAGCATATTGATGTGCGGTTTCATTATGTTCATGATCTTGTGAACAAAGGAGTTGTTCAAGTATCAAAGGTTCCAACAGAGGACAATGCTGCGGATTGCCTAACCAAAGCATTGCCGAAGGTCAAGTTAGAGCACTGCCTCGAACTAGTGAATGTGAAGTAAGTTGGAGTTGTGTAGAGGGGTGGATCAACATTCATGTGagcaaggtggagattgttgaGTATGCTCACAATAATGGAGGTGCATACAATTGGCTGCATGGACTGCATGTACACGAGCAGAGCTCTTATAACAGATTGGTTATTTGAGTTAGCTTTCTACAGCCGTTGATCATGTATCTAGTTTTAATCTATGTATTTCCTTTAGGAGTATAAATACTCAGCAGTTACTTTCATGTGTGTGGTGTGTTAGTCATTCAAAAAGAGATAGTGAAAATACACTGTTGTATAGAGTTGAGAGATGCTAAGCGTAGCCATGGTTAAGGAGCTCGAAGCATAACACTTTGTACTATTTTGATTGTCATCAATAAAAGCGTGATCTATCCTTCTGCCGTGGATGTAGGCAAGAAATTGCCGGACCACGTAATTGCTGTGTGCTGTGTTTTTCGATTTCGCCTTATTGTTTTACAAGTGATTAAATTAAGGCTAAGTGAACCCtaattgttttcaaaaatagaaacGTGCCATGTaggttgggacaacccaaaaaggaaaacgtgtcatgaataatgggacagagggaataTGAGGGTTCGGGGATTATCCCAAGCTAAATTCTATTATAAtctatattttttagaatattatatttagaaaataaaacttTATAAGTttgttatattatataaaatagctctaacaaaaataatagcattaaaatgaagatgaaattattttatagcTGTAGCCTTATCAAATGAATGATCAAGATTTTGACAAAACCTTTTTTATCTAATGAACACTATTATCTCTTTAAAGTTTTCACCAAAATACCaagatattttttctttcaaattttctattagtgtatcaagagtttttggaacttttaattactttttattgatcaatatttcacaatatattttttgagaCGTTAATTG
The genomic region above belongs to Salvia miltiorrhiza cultivar Shanhuang (shh) chromosome 5, IMPLAD_Smil_shh, whole genome shotgun sequence and contains:
- the LOC131025349 gene encoding protein-tyrosine-phosphatase MKP1-like isoform X3; the protein is MLREEEKDQGSSVGWKTFSRSVSWTERPPRKSNSNPQWNSKARACLPPLQPLSIVRPSIEEWPRAGSDDLGVWPNPPTPGERPGSKTPRGTSTSELPPREFECRKDKLAFFDKECSRILDHIYLGGDAIAKNREILRQRKITHVLNCVGFVCPEYFSNELEYKTLWLQDSPSEDITSILYDVFDYFEDIREQGGRVLVHCCHGVSRSTSLVIAYLMWKEGQSFDDAFQHVKAARGVTNPNVGFACQLLQCQKRVHALPASPTSVLRMYRMAPHSPYDPLHLVPKMLCEAGADRLDSRGAFIIHIPSALYIWIGKNCSSVMSDNARTSAAQIIRYERVKGPVIVIKEGEETLEFWNAFSHRKGLAEGCHVKSVEEKGSNAATIVPCLDQRKLDEYDLDFDIFHRALAGGVVPPCPSSEAGSKTCIPSRESGWNRLRSKFADGIMKEFATDSGVSQRCDKLESVDACSVEGTVSSADISRSSIIKTDSQDSFTSCVSSSLGSDPSVVESPSFNLVDSFSSFFVSKPKSNSTSPSISPSTSDYSSSFSFSPSSSNWSDLSFVSAQPSPHTNESSDNDPSKRGPTEEGLRSVAESTCLHDNATSPLSGEATFPCHVSRAAGLCSTSGQSLPSLAERRGSSLPSRMILPSIDEESHISENLPRHLEDDAMKDVDCENLHPGVSLESERDEAIRDANGHVVDGRDGTLKGSHS
- the LOC131025349 gene encoding protein-tyrosine-phosphatase MKP1-like isoform X2, yielding MLREEEKDQGSSVGWKTFSRSVSWTERPPRKSNSNPQWNSKARACLPPLQPLSIVRPSIEEWPRAGSDDLGVWPNPPTPGERPGSKTPRGTSTSELPPREFECRKDKLAFFDKECSRILDHIYLGGDAIAKNREILRQRKITHVLNCVGFVCPEYFSNELEYKTLWLQDSPSEDITSILYDVFDYFEDIREQGGRVLVHCCHGVSRSTSLVIAYLMWKEGQSFDDAFQHVKAARGVTNPNVGFACQLLQCQKRVHALPASPTSVLRMYRMAPHSPYDPLHLVPKMLCEAGADRLDSRGAFIIHIPSALYIWIGKNCSSVMSDNARTSAAQIIRYERVKGPVIVIKEGEETLEFWNAFSHRKGLAEGCHVKSVEEKGSNAATIVPCLDQRKLDEYDLDFDIFHRALAGGVVPPCPSSEAGSKTCIPSRESGWNRLRSKFADGIMKEFATDSGVSQRCDKLESVDACSVEGTVSSADISRSSIIKTDSQDSFTSCVSSSLGSDPSVVESPSFNLVDSFSSFFVSKPKSNSTSPSISPSTSDYSSSFSFSPSSSNWSDLSFVSAQPSPHTNESSDNDPSKRGPTEEGLRSVAESTCLHDNATSPLSGEATFPCHVSRAAGLCSTSGQSLPSLAERRGSSLPSRMILPSIDEESHISENLPRHLEDDAMKDVDCENLHPGVSLESERDEAIRDANGHVVDGECPTTSPVEKKA
- the LOC131025349 gene encoding protein-tyrosine-phosphatase MKP1-like isoform X1: MLREEEKDQGSSVGWKTFSRSVSWTERPPRKSNSNPQWNSKARACLPPLQPLSIVRPSIEEWPRAGSDDLGVWPNPPTPGERPGSKTPRGTSTSELPPREFECRKDKLAFFDKECSRILDHIYLGGDAIAKNREILRQRKITHVLNCVGFVCPEYFSNELEYKTLWLQDSPSEDITSILYDVFDYFEDIREQGGRVLVHCCHGVSRSTSLVIAYLMWKEGQSFDDAFQHVKAARGVTNPNVGFACQLLQCQKRVHALPASPTSVLRMYRMAPHSPYDPLHLVPKMLCEAGADRLDSRGAFIIHIPSALYIWIGKNCSSVMSDNARTSAAQIIRYERVKGPVIVIKEGEETLEFWNAFSHRKGLAEGCHVKSVEEKGSNAATIVPCLDQRKLDEYDLDFDIFHRALAGGVVPPCPSSEAGSKTCIPSRESGWNRLRSKFADGIMKEFATDSGVSQRCDKLESVDACSVEGTVSSADISRSSIIKTDSQDSFTSCVSSSLGSDPSVVESPSFNLVDSFSSFFVSKPKSNSTSPSISPSTSDYSSSFSFSPSSSNWSDLSFVSAQPSPHTNESSDNDPSKRGPTEEGLRSVAESTCLHDNATSPLSGEATFPCHVSRAAGLCSTSGQSLPSLAERRGSSLPSRMILPSIDEESHISENLPRHLEDDAMKDVDCENLHPGVSLESERDEAIRDANGHVVDGECPTTSPVEKKYEKS